The Lepus europaeus isolate LE1 chromosome 21, mLepTim1.pri, whole genome shotgun sequence genome has a window encoding:
- the LOC133750476 gene encoding cardiotrophin-2 has translation MTGQLAPLCLLALLLPPLRPAAPLSPAEPISQAYSLALYMQRNTSTLLQTYLQHQGSPFSDPGFSAPELQLSSLPPAAVSFKVWHALDDGERLSRAQEAFLALTQHLQLVGDDQSDLNPDSPILLAQLSAARLRAQGLLGNMAAIMAALGLPIPKEEDTLGLVPFGASAFERKCRGYVVTREYGHWTDRAVRDLALLKAKYPA, from the exons CCCCGCTGtgcctgctggccctgctgctgcccccgcTCCGGCCCGCGGCCCCCCTGTCCCCAGCCGAGCCCATCAGCCAAGCCTACAGCCTGGCGCTGTACATGCAGAGGAACACATCGACGCTGCTCCAGACCTAC CTCCAGCACCAGGGCAGCCCCTTTAGCGATCCCGGCTTCTCAGCCCCGGAGCTCCAGCTCAGCAGCCTGCCCCCTGCCGCGGTCTCCTTCAAGGTCTGGCACGCCCTGGATGACGGGGAGCGGCTGAGCCGggcccaggaagccttcctggccCTGACCCAACACCTGCAGCTCGTGGGCGACGACCAGAGCGACCTGAATCCTGACAGTCCCATCCTGCTGGCCCAGCTCAGCGCGGCGAGACTCAGGGCCCAAGGCCTTCTGGGCAACATGGCTGCCATCATGGCCGCCCTGGGGCTGCCTATACCCAAGGAAGAGGACACTCTTGGACTTGTCCCCTTTGGGGCCTCCGCCTTCGAGAGGAAATGTCGAGGCTACGTGGTAACCCGGGAATATGGTCACTGGACAGACCGGGCTGTGAGGGACTT